One genomic window of Desulfuromonas sp. AOP6 includes the following:
- the cbiQ gene encoding cobalt ECF transporter T component CbiQ, with the protein MAPIDTALFNLGKLDDLAARQSPLHRLDPRAKVLTTLVFIITVASFGKYQVSALLPFLLFPLWQIGVASLPLGYLIRRILWVTPFILFIAILNPVLDREILLHAGPLPVSGGWLSLASIMLRFVLTIGAALILIATTSFPGVCRALGQLGAPRIFIVQLLFLYRYIFVLIEEGLRMARARALRSFGKKGLEWRVYALMAGQLLMRSLQRAERIHQAMRCRGFDGQLPSLHQGRFGSRELLFTLGWSASFILLRVWNLPEWMGGLLMELWS; encoded by the coding sequence GACACAGCCCTCTTCAACCTGGGAAAACTGGACGACCTGGCCGCGCGGCAGAGCCCTCTGCACCGCCTGGACCCCCGCGCCAAGGTTCTCACCACCCTGGTCTTTATCATCACGGTCGCTTCTTTCGGAAAATACCAGGTCTCGGCCCTGCTCCCCTTTCTGCTCTTTCCCCTCTGGCAGATCGGTGTCGCCAGCCTGCCGCTGGGTTACCTCATCCGTCGCATACTTTGGGTTACCCCCTTCATTCTGTTCATCGCCATCCTCAATCCCGTGCTGGATCGGGAGATTCTTCTGCATGCCGGCCCTCTGCCCGTCAGCGGTGGCTGGCTTTCCCTGGCCTCCATAATGCTGCGCTTCGTACTGACCATCGGTGCGGCCCTCATCCTGATCGCCACCACCAGCTTTCCTGGGGTTTGCCGCGCCCTGGGGCAACTGGGCGCTCCCCGGATTTTCATCGTCCAGCTGCTCTTCCTTTATCGTTACATCTTTGTTCTCATCGAAGAGGGATTGCGCATGGCCCGGGCCAGAGCGCTGCGATCCTTTGGCAAAAAAGGGCTGGAATGGCGCGTCTACGCCTTGATGGCCGGGCAGCTGCTCATGCGATCGCTGCAGCGAGCCGAACGCATTCACCAGGCCATGCGTTGCCGTGGTTTTGATGGGCAACTGCCCTCGCTGCACCAGGGGCGTTTCGGAAGCAGAGAGCTCCTCTTCACTCTCGGCTGGAGCGCCTCCTTTATTCTCTTGCGCGTCTGGAACCTACCGGAATGGATGGGGGGACTATTGATGGAGCTATGGTCATGA